A portion of the Naumovozyma castellii chromosome 2, complete genome genome contains these proteins:
- the NCAS0B05370 gene encoding uncharacterized protein (ancestral locus Anc_3.120) — MNNLLLNPQTKKNLEGEKSMEGIVRCSYWCEGRLKSLNFKISLLTYESLDLLLSWSEKPIQLYNYKQRYGIEQLGAHHDVTEHVEVKGNVDLDVVKEKLLGNKRFGVTVNGPIYPPVAVETKQVPEPDKVLVSKDLLHSLTKQIETLELSSKQLQLEYSNKVSETVVEDRLEESNNIYVKNDLYQKINELLSKTKINDIIHGYEKYTEWIGLCQDNEDEVRKILTNNNEETATIQVDDEPKNSFINDATSLSASMVPVITMNYQIKDFHVEFTLHNCGTSTLSGGLNFVFQYQTDSGNNIIEHQIDMGPHDLKPDCKKILKFMSLNMINTNLEILSVNVVGIDGRVIYVGKKDAEKNNQFNLTHPILSAEHLETNEEFFSVYSFHQKQEPSEPVDTTDVISTTITNDNATKFTWEEYDLLSDSDI; from the coding sequence ATGAACAATCTATTATTGAATCCACAAACTAAGAAGAATTTAGAAGGAGAGAAATCTATGGAGGGGATAGTAAGATGCTCATATTGGTGTGAGGGTAGACTTAAAAGTTTgaacttcaaaatatcgCTGTTAACATACGAGTCATTAGATCTCTTGCTTTCGTGGAGTGAGAAACCAATCCAACTGTATAATTATAAACAACGGTATGGCATTGAACAACTTGGTGCACACCATGATGTGACAGAACATGTAGAAGTAAAGGGCAATGTGGATTTGGATGTTGTGAAGGAGAAGTTGTTAGGTAATAAAAGATTCGGGGTCACAGTAAATGGTCCTATATATCCACCTGTTGCAGTTGAAACAAAACAGGTTCCAGAACCCGATAAAGTGTTAGTTAGTAAAGATCTTTTACATTCGTTAACAAAACAGATTGAGACGTTAGAACTATCATCAAAGCAGTTGCAATTGGAATACAGCAACAAGGTTTCTGAAACTGTTGTAGAGGATAGACTAGAAGAATCAAACAATATTTATGTTAAGAATGACTtatatcaaaaaataaatgaactACTTtccaaaacaaaaataaatgacaTTATTCATGGGTATGAGAAGTATACCGAATGGATTGGGCTCTGCCAAgacaatgaagatgaagttcGGAAGATTCTTACTAACAATAACGAGGAAACGGCAACAATACAGGTTGATGATGAGCCGAAGAACTCTTTTATTAATGACGCAACGTCATTGTCAGCATCAATGGTACCAGTAATAACAATGAATTACCAAATAAAAGATTTTCATGTAGAATTTACACTTCATAATTGCGGTACCTCTACTCTGAGTGGCGGgttaaattttgttttccaATACCAAACTGACAGCGGGAACAATATTATAGAACATCAGATTGACATGGGACCTCATGATTTAAAGCCAGATTgcaagaaaattttgaagtttATGTCACTTAATATGATCAATACCAATTTAGAGATTCTATCAGTGAATGTTGTAGGAATTGATGGTCGTGTTATTTATGTAGGGAAGAAGGATGCAgagaaaaataatcaatttaaTTTAACACATCCTATACTTTCAGCAGAACATCTAGAGACAAACGAAGAATTTTTTAGTGTTTACTCTTTCCACCAAAAGCAAGAACCCTCAGAACCCGTAGATACGACAGATGTGATAAGtacaacaataacaaatGACAATGCGACGAAATTTACATGGGAGGAATATGACTTGTTAAGTGATAGTGACATCTAA
- the PHM7 gene encoding Phm7p (ancestral locus Anc_3.119), whose protein sequence is MSADTSSSTSAFVSTLIFNGVIFIIFIWLFLTLRPKNRRVYEPRTLKDIQTIKEEERTDQVPSGYFQWVPYLLSKPHSFIIQHSSIDGYLFLRYIGIMGSLSLVFCFILFPILLPVNATNGHHLKGFEILSFADVKNKNRFYAHVFLSWIVFGMITYILYKELYYYIVLRQAVQTTPLYDGLLSSRTVIITELQPEMAQEIEMDKRFPEATNINLAYDLTELQELNKKRTKIFKKLEAALNSVIKKSMKLKLKYQKHPEKLYGPEGNKRVNDLETYVPYNKRPSFRLPITIPRFGWKVSIPFLPIGKKVNTIPYCTEELAELNDQIHEKQLKWDTNGKLPAAFLQFETQLDAQKCYQSIDGVLGPKTFGSKLIGCAPEDIIWSNVSLTTKVRRSKRILANTLMVLLLIFWAIPVAVVGCISNINFLTEKVHFLRFINNLPNVLMGLITGISPTILLALLMSLLPPFIRMLGVLSGALTQQEADQYCHKWYYAFQVIQVFIVTTLASSASATVEAIIRDPSSAMTLLAANLPKASNFYIVYFLLQGLTVPSGSLLQAVNLVLSKVLGKVMDTTPRQKWTRYNSLSKPTFGVIYPTMEILVVIWVSYSIIAPIILIFSTGALFLMYLAYLYNLNFVLGFSKTDLRGRNYPRAILQVFVGIYIAQVCLVGLFIMAKAWGPLVLECFWIGVTALAHIYMKWKFIPLFEAVPLSVIRYARGEKNACYPTKDLGLHEVKDVAKEAKEEYERDQIGGAIRPATRNDLKRANLLPDPEEERSSSTQASEDQSSVESTGETTIRNYTNGATSKKLSVGGSESLKPTSTFVEDEQERFKKLRYSDIQGRPKNPDDQSRGPDGTLMERGDYGRMYGDPNAVLNEMEAFPPNIVENITVWGRIKNFFSPRKSYPFERIRMRLPHVYNTTVEYENDYLQSAYTDPIVNEKPPVVWIPRDPMGVSKEQVDEARNNGLIICDDFAVFDEKGKAKFTFNPPDYEPPVKR, encoded by the coding sequence ATGTCTGCTGATACTAGTTCATCAACATCAGCATTCGTCTCCACATTGATCTTCAATGGTGTGATATTCATAATATTCATCTGGCTATTCCTAACATTACGACCTAAAAACAGAAGAGTATACGAACCGAGAACACTAAAAGATATCCAAACAATAAAAGAAGAGGAGAGAACAGATCAAGTGCCCTCAGGTTATTTCCAATGGGTACCATACCTTCTCTCCAAACCACATTCATTCATAATCCAACATAGCTCCATAGATGGCTATTTATTCCTACGTTACATAGGGATTATGGGCTCCTTATCCCTCGTATTTTGCTTCATATTATTCCCCATTTTGCTACCAGTAAATGCAACAAACGGCCATCATTTGAAAGGGTTCGAAATACTATCATTCGCCGAtgtgaaaaataaaaacagaTTCTACGCACATGTTTTCCTCTCATGGATCGTCTTCGGAATGATAACTTATATCCTTTATAAGGAATTATACTACTATATCGTCCTAAGGCAAGCCGTGCAGACAACTCCATTGTATGATGGGTTATTATCTTCAAGAACTGTCATCATTACGGAATTGCAACCGGAAATGGCACAGGAGATCGAAATGGATAAGAGATTCCCAGAGGCAACAAACATTAATTTGGCCTATGATCTTACTGAATTGCAAGAACTGAATAAGAAACGTACaaagattttcaaaaaattggaagCCGCATTGAATAGTGTcattaaaaaatcaatgaaattgaaattaaaatatcagAAACATCCAGAGAAATTATACGGGCCCGAGGGTAATAAGAGAGTAAACGATCTGGAAACTTATGTCCCTTATAATAAGAGACCTAGCTTCCGTCTACCTATTACAATCCCTCGTTTCGGTTGGAAAGTATCCATACCATTCTTGCCCATCGGTAAGAAAGTTAACACTATTCCTTACTGTACTGAAGAATTGGCTGAGTTGAACGACCAGATTCATgagaaacaattgaaatGGGATACAAACGGGAAATTACCCGCTGCAttccttcaatttgaaactCAATTGGATGCACAGAAATGTTATCAATCCATTGATGGTGTCCTGGGTCCCAAGACGTTCGGTAGTAAATTAATAGGATGTGCTCCAGAAGATATTATTTGGTCCAATGTGAGTTTGACGACAAAAGTGAGAAGATCAAAGAGAATACTGGCAAACACTCTAATGGTACtattattgatattttggGCCATTCCTGTAGCTGTCGTCGGTTGTATCTCCAACATTAACTTCTTAACGGAAAAAGTGCACTTCTTGAGATTCATTAACAATTTGCCCAACGTCCTCATGGGGTTAATTACAGGTATATCGCCCACAATATTGTTAGCATTATTGATGTCTTTACTTCCACCATTCATTAGAATGTTGGGTGTGCTAAGCGGCGCATTAACACAACAGGAAGCTGATCAGTATTGTCACAAATGGTATTATGCATTCCAAGTGATCCAAGTCTTTATTGTCACCACTTTAGCATCTTCTGCATCTGCCACAGTGGAGGCCATCATAAGAGATCCAAGTTCAGCAATGACTCTATTAGCTGcaaatttaccaaaggCTTCCAATTTCTACATTGTTTATTTCCTATTACAAGGGTTGACAGTACCAAGTGGATCTTTACTACAAGCAGTCAATTTGGTGTTATCAAAAGTCTTGGGTAAAGTAATGGATACCACTCCAAGACAAAAATGGACTCGTTACAACTCCTTATCTAAACCAACGTTCGGTGTCATCTATCCAACAATGGAAATCCTGGTAGTTATTTGGGTCTCATACAGTATAATTGCCCCCATCATCCTAATATTCAGCACAGGTGCTTTATTCCTAATGTATTTGGCCTATTTATacaatttaaattttgtcCTTGGATTTTCAAAGACAGATTTAAGAGGTAGGAATTACCCTCGTGCCATTCTACAAGTCTTTGTGGGAATCTACATTGCCCAGGTTTGTCTCGTAGGGTTGTTCATTATGGCAAAGGCATGGGGGCCACTGGTGTTGGAATGTTTCTGGATCGGTGTCACTGCATTGGCTCACATTTAcatgaaatggaaatttaTCCCATTGTTTGAAGCTGTCCCATTAAGTGTCATTAGATATGCTAGAGGTGAAAAAAATGCTTGTTACCCAACGAAGGATCTTGGTTTACATGAAGTGAAAGATGTCGCAAAGGaagcaaaagaagaatacgAACGTGATCAAATTGGTGGTGCCATTAGACCTGCAACTCgtaatgatttgaaaagagcCAACTTATTGCCTGATCCGGAAGAGGAAAGAAGCAGTAGCACCCAAGCAAGTGAGGATCAATCATCGGTCGAATCTACAGGGGAAACTACAATCAGAAATTATACCAATGGAGCCACATCCAAGAAACTCAGCGTTGGTGGTAGTGAATCATTAAAGCCAACTTCGACATTTGTGGaagatgaacaagaaagatttaAGAAATTGCGTTACAGTGATATACAGGGCCGTCCAAAGAACCCAGATGATCAATCAAGGGGACCAGATGGAACTTTAATGGAAAGAGGTGACTATGGTAGGATGTATGGTGACCCTAATGCTGTACTAAATGAGATGGAAGCTTTCCCACCAAATATTGTAGAAAATATTACTGTATGGGGGagaattaaaaatttctttagcCCACGTAAGAGTTACCCATTCGAAAGAATTAGAATGAGATTACCACATGTCTATAACACAACCGTCGAGTACGAAAATGATTACTTACAATCCGCTTATACTGATCCTATTGTGAACGAAAAACCTCCAGTAGTATGGATTCCAAGAGATCCAATGGGTGTTTCAAAAGAACAAGTAGATGAAGCTAGAAATAACGGTCTTATTATCTGCGATGATTTTGCCGTTTTTGATGAAAAGGGTAAAGCTAAGTTTACATTTAATCCACCAGATTACGAACCTCCTGTTAAGAGGTAG